A region of Subdoligranulum variabile DNA encodes the following proteins:
- a CDS encoding DUF6551 family protein, with translation MADYSMFVPNVHFEQIPIKNLVSNQEYQRNISEQHVLNAAAHFDLYQINPVKVSRRNGVNYVFNGQHTVEIVALASGSRETPVWCMIYDDLNYEHEADIFANQMKFVKPLRPYEVFMANVEAGNQEQLIIKDLVESYSLSIGQVRNYGVVCAVSTLENIYERFGYHVLDRTLRLCVGTWEGDMNSLSANMLNGIARLVYTFGDTLKDENFKEKVGEMSVKLLSRTAKERRPGSMGYAEAMLLAYNRKCKYPLKWTRLYEKNIGNHEGLDIDTDLEEEDAEEGVELLVKE, from the coding sequence ATGGCAGATTATAGTATGTTTGTTCCCAATGTCCATTTTGAGCAGATCCCTATTAAAAACCTTGTATCTAATCAGGAGTATCAGCGAAATATTTCCGAACAGCATGTACTGAATGCGGCAGCCCATTTCGATTTGTATCAAATCAATCCTGTAAAGGTAAGTCGACGAAATGGAGTTAATTATGTGTTCAATGGGCAGCATACAGTGGAAATTGTTGCATTGGCTTCGGGGTCCCGTGAAACCCCTGTGTGGTGTATGATCTACGACGATTTGAATTACGAACACGAGGCAGACATTTTTGCCAACCAGATGAAGTTTGTAAAACCTCTTCGGCCTTACGAGGTGTTTATGGCAAATGTGGAGGCAGGAAATCAGGAACAGCTCATTATCAAAGATCTGGTAGAGTCTTATTCACTTTCTATCGGGCAGGTAAGAAACTACGGCGTTGTGTGCGCTGTCTCCACGCTTGAAAACATTTATGAACGGTTTGGGTACCATGTTCTCGACCGGACGCTGCGGCTCTGTGTAGGCACTTGGGAGGGGGATATGAATTCTCTGTCTGCGAATATGCTCAATGGGATAGCAAGACTTGTCTACACATTTGGAGATACCTTGAAAGATGAGAACTTCAAGGAAAAGGTGGGAGAGATGTCGGTCAAGCTGCTGTCCAGAACAGCCAAGGAGCGCCGCCCAGGGTCTATGGGGTATGCGGAGGCGATGCTTCTGGCCTATAATCGTAAGTGCAAGTATCCGCTTAAATGGACACGGCTCTACGAAAAGAATATCGGGAACCATGAAGGATTGGATATAGACACAGATTTGGAGGAGGAGGACGCAGAAGAAGGGGTTGAGCTGTTGGTGAAGGAATAG
- a CDS encoding ParB N-terminal domain-containing protein, whose translation MSEKKFRQLRIDPEFKNLIRPLRREEYRQLELNLVREGCREDIVVWNDTIVDGHNRYEICNKLHIPYGVYEREFPNRDAVIAWICSNQLGRRNITEETRKYLIGRQYEAEKKAQKNGNGYNQYRANPNAVPVRGRPIDEESGCRTAARIGKEHHVSGATVQKYAKYSTALDTIAQSAPELVPHILSGTCKISFENIVALAEKDTGELKELGQKIGKNPYAFARYSESRRNIHSDVATKPAGATADQPAIKTMPVYDPDAEVAGLTLTIPSWMSSIDRTKTMARLEAISPAARQNLRTALRELIEKIQEMLSAIEGET comes from the coding sequence ATGTCAGAAAAGAAATTTAGGCAGTTGAGAATCGACCCGGAGTTTAAAAATCTGATTCGCCCCCTTCGCAGAGAAGAGTACCGGCAGCTTGAGCTGAATCTGGTACGGGAAGGGTGTCGGGAGGATATTGTTGTCTGGAATGATACCATTGTGGATGGGCACAACCGTTACGAAATTTGCAACAAATTGCATATCCCTTATGGTGTTTATGAAAGGGAGTTCCCCAACCGGGATGCAGTAATTGCATGGATTTGCTCCAATCAGCTTGGGCGCCGCAACATTACAGAGGAAACAAGGAAATACCTGATCGGAAGGCAATATGAAGCGGAAAAGAAGGCACAAAAAAATGGGAATGGTTATAATCAGTATCGGGCAAATCCTAACGCTGTTCCGGTGAGGGGAAGGCCAATTGATGAGGAAAGCGGCTGTCGGACTGCAGCCCGGATCGGAAAGGAGCATCATGTGTCTGGTGCAACCGTACAAAAATATGCAAAATATAGCACTGCATTGGATACGATAGCCCAAAGCGCACCGGAACTGGTTCCGCATATTCTATCCGGTACATGTAAGATATCATTTGAAAATATTGTGGCACTGGCGGAGAAGGATACAGGAGAGCTGAAAGAACTGGGGCAAAAAATTGGGAAAAATCCATATGCTTTTGCCCGGTACAGCGAATCAAGGAGGAACATTCATTCCGACGTGGCAACTAAACCAGCAGGAGCGACGGCAGATCAACCGGCAATCAAGACGATGCCGGTATATGACCCTGATGCAGAAGTTGCCGGGCTAACGCTCACAATTCCTTCCTGGATGAGTTCTATTGACCGAACTAAAACCATGGCACGTCTGGAAGCAATTTCTCCTGCGGCCAGACAAAATCTTCGGACAGCGTTGCGTGAATTGATAGAAAAGATCCAGGAAATGCTCAGTGCAATTGAGGGGGAAACCTGA
- a CDS encoding recombinase family protein — protein MIDQYSRKKLAEKKDKVRRRINTKVDPENYEFIPAKKPIDYYDNDVEQRVAVYARVSTDNVQQTTSYELQKKYYEDFVVHHPNWTLVKIYADEGISGTSLAHRDEFHSMISDCRSGKIDMIITKSVSRFARNVVDCISMVRMLAELPSPVGVFFESECIFSLKDDSQMALSFQATMAQEESHIRSRSMETSLRMRLDGGLPLTPKLLGYSHDAEGNLVVNPDEAPTVKLIFYMYLYGYSTADIAAALTELGRKTYLGNIKWTSNSIVQVLRNERHCGDVLTRKTFTPNYLNHKARKNRGDRPQSLYRNHHEGIISRDDFIAVQHLLNNSKYGNRSILPELRVIDSGLLKGFVVINPRWAGFKPADYYQASISIQVTAEQREETDPAKSITLSPGDFDMRGFEIARSEFFDNHLRPYVLFQDKKVKFSVACVRAFGKDNCVELLVNPAEMRFAVRTAPKGSRNAVVFSKLVNGKYQPREIAGAAYAETLFELFGWSQDLKYRIAGALYQTESESAYIFDVNDAEAFIKSYLLTGQAGEQATQDPVQPLSISGKRVRAVPEEWIGSFGKQYYLHQKSFPAICDQSEEDWKIRMEGQLYETGQKLHVTGFEVLRDYIRKEFSQHGKEESK, from the coding sequence ATGATTGACCAGTATTCAAGAAAGAAACTCGCAGAGAAGAAAGACAAGGTGCGGCGTCGAATTAATACAAAGGTTGATCCGGAAAACTATGAATTTATTCCAGCCAAAAAGCCGATTGATTATTACGACAATGATGTCGAACAACGTGTAGCTGTATACGCACGGGTTTCTACAGACAATGTCCAGCAGACAACATCCTACGAACTTCAAAAGAAATACTACGAAGATTTCGTCGTACATCATCCAAATTGGACGTTGGTTAAAATCTATGCTGACGAGGGAATCAGCGGAACATCTCTGGCACACAGAGATGAGTTCCATAGCATGATTTCCGATTGCCGCAGCGGGAAAATTGATATGATTATCACCAAAAGCGTGTCGCGGTTTGCCCGTAATGTGGTCGACTGCATCAGTATGGTACGGATGCTTGCAGAGTTGCCCAGCCCGGTGGGGGTGTTTTTTGAGAGTGAATGTATTTTTTCCCTCAAGGATGATTCGCAAATGGCACTCTCATTTCAGGCAACCATGGCGCAGGAAGAATCGCATATCCGAAGCCGAAGTATGGAAACTTCCCTACGGATGCGGTTGGATGGTGGGTTACCGCTTACCCCCAAATTGCTTGGGTATTCTCACGATGCAGAAGGAAATCTGGTAGTCAATCCGGATGAAGCACCTACGGTAAAACTGATTTTCTATATGTACCTGTATGGATATTCTACCGCAGATATTGCGGCAGCACTTACTGAACTGGGGCGCAAAACTTATCTGGGAAACATCAAATGGACATCAAATTCCATTGTACAAGTGCTTCGTAACGAGCGGCATTGTGGGGATGTTTTGACGCGGAAAACCTTCACCCCTAATTACCTAAACCACAAGGCCAGAAAAAACAGAGGGGATCGTCCTCAAAGTTTATATCGAAATCACCATGAGGGCATTATTTCGAGAGATGACTTTATTGCCGTTCAGCATCTATTGAATAATTCCAAGTACGGAAATCGCTCGATTCTTCCTGAACTTCGAGTAATTGATAGTGGCCTGTTGAAAGGTTTTGTGGTCATAAATCCTCGATGGGCAGGGTTCAAACCTGCAGATTATTATCAAGCGTCCATCAGTATCCAGGTTACTGCAGAGCAGCGGGAGGAAACAGATCCGGCTAAGAGTATTACCCTGTCCCCAGGAGATTTTGATATGCGAGGATTTGAAATTGCTCGGAGTGAATTTTTTGATAATCATCTCCGACCGTATGTACTGTTTCAGGATAAGAAGGTCAAGTTTAGTGTTGCTTGTGTTCGGGCCTTTGGAAAAGATAACTGTGTGGAGTTGTTGGTCAATCCTGCGGAAATGCGTTTTGCCGTGCGTACTGCCCCTAAAGGAAGTCGCAATGCGGTAGTTTTTTCAAAACTGGTAAATGGGAAATATCAACCCAGAGAAATTGCTGGTGCTGCTTATGCAGAAACACTTTTTGAATTGTTCGGATGGAGCCAGGATTTAAAATATCGGATTGCGGGCGCTTTATACCAAACGGAAAGCGAATCGGCGTACATTTTTGATGTCAACGATGCGGAAGCATTTATAAAATCATATCTGCTCACAGGCCAGGCAGGCGAACAGGCAACACAAGATCCAGTACAACCGCTTTCCATTTCTGGTAAAAGGGTAAGAGCCGTTCCAGAGGAATGGATCGGTTCTTTTGGAAAGCAGTATTACCTTCATCAGAAGTCTTTCCCGGCAATCTGTGACCAGAGTGAAGAGGACTGGAAAATACGAATGGAAGGCCAACTTTACGAAACAGGGCAGAAACTTCACGTAACAGGTTTTGAGGTGTTGAGGGACTATATTCGCAAGGAATTCAGTCAACATGGCAAGGAGGAATCTAAATGA
- a CDS encoding recombinase family protein, translating to MPEQTMQNQGMEQMVMPSFDWLSEGQLEKNALLAEHRNWLRKIRRERPHPENHHRVAVYIRYFNQTRYEDYLSAHKKQFLDTLSLCPNWEFIGFYIDEGSTAPNMESSSEWARLLQDCFDEKVDLIITQKASNVSKKLTELSFCARLMAALPKPVGIYFVSEDIYTLASYYREDLHDPYFLPGPDWKILSEDDTRREMLHD from the coding sequence ATGCCAGAGCAGACTATGCAAAACCAAGGGATGGAGCAGATGGTCATGCCTTCTTTTGACTGGTTGTCAGAGGGACAGTTGGAAAAAAATGCTCTTTTGGCGGAGCACCGTAACTGGTTAAGGAAAATTCGACGGGAACGACCACATCCGGAAAATCATCATCGAGTGGCAGTATACATCAGATACTTTAACCAGACGCGATATGAAGATTATCTCTCTGCACATAAAAAGCAATTTTTGGACACCTTATCCCTCTGTCCCAATTGGGAATTTATCGGTTTCTATATTGATGAGGGAAGCACCGCACCCAATATGGAGAGCTCCTCAGAATGGGCCAGACTTCTGCAAGATTGCTTCGATGAGAAGGTGGACTTGATTATCACGCAGAAAGCGAGCAATGTGTCCAAAAAACTTACTGAATTGTCTTTTTGTGCGAGACTGATGGCTGCGCTTCCCAAGCCGGTGGGGATATATTTTGTCTCAGAGGATATCTATACATTGGCTTCCTATTATCGCGAGGATCTACACGACCCTTATTTCTTGCCCGGTCCTGATTGGAAGATATTGTCTGAAGATGACACCCGGAGGGAGATGCTGCATGATTGA
- a CDS encoding helix-turn-helix domain-containing protein: MSLDYKSIGKRIRLIRHRRQISQAMLSELIDKTPSYISYIENGFKSMSLETFVLIANALRVSPTQLLIEQLTCTEIYASKEITLLLSDCSPYETLVLLDVLQALKVSLRERHEQSDE, encoded by the coding sequence ATGAGTCTTGACTACAAATCCATTGGAAAACGAATTCGCCTAATCCGTCATCGCAGGCAAATCTCTCAAGCTATGCTCTCCGAACTTATCGACAAAACACCATCCTACATCAGCTACATAGAGAATGGTTTTAAAAGCATGAGTTTGGAAACATTTGTTCTTATCGCTAATGCCTTGAGAGTATCTCCTACTCAACTCCTGATTGAGCAACTTACCTGCACAGAAATCTATGCAAGTAAGGAAATCACCTTATTGCTCTCTGATTGTAGTCCATATGAAACACTTGTACTATTGGATGTTCTGCAGGCCTTGAAGGTATCACTTCGTGAGCGACATGAACAAAGCGATGAATAA
- a CDS encoding magnesium transporter CorA family protein: MMKIYRTRDKLLTRADNMEEGSWVCLTAPSEAEVRQVAATLDIEPDDLFAATDPEESARISLEDGYTVIIVDIPYQVPGSGEGIYSTIPMGILLTQELVVTVCSVETPVIGDFTSCRVKGFSTRKKMRFVYQLLYRAATMYQQELRLIDRRRQALEKNLSGDLRDSDLVELHGLESTLVYFATSLRANATVLDRLTRYKRLEQYPDDRELLDDVIVEIRQAIEMTSIYRDDIKGTRELFSSILDNRLNNAMKYLTSITLLMAVPTVVSGLYGMNVSSEGMPFASSAAGFGIVLGLTLVICVVTAWFLHKKHML; encoded by the coding sequence ATGATGAAGATTTACCGCACAAGAGACAAACTGCTGACGCGGGCAGACAATATGGAGGAGGGCAGCTGGGTCTGCCTGACGGCCCCCAGTGAGGCCGAGGTGCGCCAGGTGGCCGCCACACTGGACATCGAACCGGACGACCTGTTCGCCGCCACCGACCCGGAAGAGTCGGCCCGTATCAGTCTGGAGGACGGGTACACCGTCATCATCGTGGACATTCCCTATCAGGTCCCCGGCTCCGGGGAGGGCATCTACTCCACCATTCCTATGGGCATTCTGCTGACCCAGGAACTGGTGGTCACCGTCTGTTCGGTGGAGACGCCGGTCATCGGGGATTTCACCTCCTGCCGGGTGAAGGGATTTTCCACCCGGAAAAAGATGCGGTTCGTCTATCAGCTGCTCTACCGTGCCGCCACCATGTACCAGCAGGAGCTGCGGCTCATCGACCGCCGGCGGCAGGCCCTGGAGAAAAACCTGTCCGGTGATCTGCGGGACAGCGACCTGGTGGAACTGCACGGGTTGGAATCCACCCTGGTCTACTTTGCCACCAGTCTGCGGGCCAACGCCACCGTCCTGGACCGGCTGACCCGGTACAAGCGGCTGGAACAGTATCCCGACGACCGGGAACTGCTGGACGACGTCATCGTGGAGATCCGTCAGGCCATTGAGATGACCAGCATCTACCGGGACGATATCAAAGGTACCCGGGAACTGTTCAGCTCCATTCTGGACAACCGCCTGAACAACGCCATGAAATACCTGACCAGCATCACCCTGCTCATGGCCGTGCCCACGGTGGTCAGCGGCCTGTACGGCATGAACGTCTCCTCAGAGGGCATGCCCTTTGCCAGCAGTGCCGCCGGTTTCGGCATCGTGCTGGGGCTGACCCTGGTGATCTGTGTGGTCACCGCCTGGTTCCTGCACAAAAAACATATGTTGTAA
- the asnB gene encoding asparagine synthase (glutamine-hydrolyzing), which translates to MCGFVGFTGLREAREAILHKMADRIIHRGPDMEGYHLSGDTPATAVALGFRRLSIIDLAAGRQPMYNEDGTVVCVFNGEIYNFMDLRAELQAKGHIFKTHCDTEVILHGYEEYGNKLAAMLRGMFAFVVYDTKTNVMYGARDIFGVKPFYYTQTDAGELLFGSEIKSLLEHPGFRREVNAEALRPYLTFQYSAMNETFFKGTYKLPPAHWFEYKDGKMHMERYWDVDFRHKTGMSFEDCAAEIDARVRESVAAHRISDVKVGSFLSGGVDSSYITACLMPDDTFSVGFETPDGGHKFDETTEAAELSAKLGIHNYREMLTKEQCLDAFADIQYHMDEPQSNPSSVPLYFLCELARRHVTVVLSGEGADEIYAGYEWYADTPLMQKYKHLPLGLRHLASDVSQQLPYFKGHDFIIKGSGRPEDWFIGQALVFTEKEAYDILKPKYRVGPTAREIAAPIYDRVKDLPELEKKQYLDLNLWLPGDILLKADKMSMAHSLELRVPYLDREVLREASSYPVNYKIAGDTKAVLRAAANKTLPDAWANRTKKGFPVPIAKWLEDPAFSAKVRARFESDVAAEYFDQDKLVAMLADPRHDRRKIWTAYTFLTWHEQFFEKWA; encoded by the coding sequence ATGTGTGGTTTTGTTGGTTTTACCGGGCTGCGCGAAGCGCGTGAGGCGATCCTGCATAAGATGGCAGACCGCATCATCCACCGCGGCCCCGATATGGAAGGGTATCACCTGAGCGGTGACACCCCCGCCACCGCCGTGGCACTGGGTTTCCGCCGGCTGAGCATCATCGACCTGGCGGCGGGCCGCCAGCCCATGTACAACGAGGACGGCACCGTCGTCTGCGTCTTCAACGGCGAGATCTACAACTTCATGGACCTGCGCGCCGAGCTGCAGGCCAAGGGTCACATCTTCAAGACCCACTGCGACACCGAAGTCATCCTCCACGGCTACGAGGAGTACGGCAACAAGCTGGCCGCCATGCTGCGGGGCATGTTCGCCTTCGTGGTCTACGACACCAAGACCAACGTCATGTACGGTGCCCGGGACATCTTCGGCGTCAAGCCCTTCTACTACACCCAGACCGACGCGGGCGAGCTGCTCTTCGGTTCGGAGATCAAGAGCCTGCTGGAGCATCCCGGGTTCCGCCGGGAGGTCAACGCCGAGGCACTGCGCCCCTACCTGACTTTCCAGTACAGCGCCATGAACGAGACCTTCTTCAAGGGCACCTACAAGCTGCCGCCCGCCCACTGGTTTGAGTACAAGGACGGCAAGATGCATATGGAGCGCTACTGGGATGTGGATTTCCGCCACAAGACCGGCATGAGCTTCGAGGACTGTGCCGCCGAGATCGACGCCCGGGTGCGGGAGTCGGTGGCTGCCCACCGCATCAGCGACGTGAAGGTAGGTTCCTTCCTGTCGGGCGGCGTGGATTCCAGCTATATCACCGCCTGCCTGATGCCGGACGACACCTTCTCGGTGGGCTTTGAGACCCCCGACGGCGGCCACAAGTTCGACGAGACCACCGAGGCCGCCGAGCTGTCCGCCAAGCTGGGCATCCACAACTACCGGGAGATGCTCACCAAGGAGCAGTGCCTGGACGCCTTTGCGGACATCCAGTACCACATGGACGAACCCCAGTCCAACCCGTCGTCGGTACCGCTCTACTTCCTGTGCGAGCTGGCCCGCCGCCATGTGACGGTGGTGCTCTCCGGCGAGGGCGCCGACGAGATCTACGCCGGCTACGAGTGGTACGCCGACACCCCGCTGATGCAGAAATACAAGCATCTGCCCCTGGGGCTGCGTCATCTGGCCAGCGATGTGAGCCAGCAGCTGCCCTACTTCAAGGGGCATGACTTCATTATCAAGGGCAGCGGCCGTCCCGAGGACTGGTTCATCGGCCAGGCGCTGGTCTTTACCGAGAAGGAAGCCTACGACATCCTGAAGCCGAAATACCGGGTAGGCCCCACTGCCCGGGAGATCGCCGCGCCCATCTACGACCGGGTGAAGGACCTGCCGGAGCTGGAAAAGAAGCAGTATCTGGACCTGAACCTCTGGCTACCCGGCGACATCCTGCTGAAAGCCGACAAGATGAGCATGGCCCATTCCCTGGAACTGCGGGTGCCCTACCTCGACCGGGAAGTGCTGCGGGAGGCTTCCAGCTATCCCGTGAACTACAAGATTGCCGGCGACACCAAGGCCGTGCTGCGGGCCGCCGCCAACAAGACGCTGCCCGACGCCTGGGCCAACCGCACCAAGAAGGGATTCCCGGTGCCCATCGCCAAGTGGCTGGAGGACCCGGCGTTCTCCGCCAAGGTACGCGCCCGGTTCGAGAGCGATGTAGCCGCCGAGTACTTCGACCAGGACAAGCTGGTGGCCATGCTGGCCGACCCGCGCCACGACCGCCGCAAGATCTGGACGGCCTACACCTTCCTGACCTGGCACGAACAGTTCTTTGAAAAGTGGGCGTGA
- a CDS encoding carboxylate--amine ligase — translation MNTDLIPVFLGADLNCYNFARAFHEAYGVESYAFGRYAMAPTKYSKIIHFTIVPDIDNEPTMLKVLHDFAKEHAGKKLYLFGCTDDYAAMIIRRKAELPEYIAPGPAADLYGLIQKKAEFYEVCDKFGIPYPTTKVLTAPADPAELTEDKLGFAYPIIVKPSSSVAYWKFPFDGMKKVYTAATPDEAAAIVRQIYASGYPDKMILQKMVPGGDDHMRVLTAFSDENGKVRAMCLGHTMVEEHTPHGLGNHAAIVTEDTTALPLVENIRQMLEACHYTGFSNFDIKWSGEPGDFRVFEINLRQGRSNYYVTASGMNIAKLVVEKWNDGGTDCMLNRNEVFWHHVPAQVAFTYTEDKQLVAKARALKAQGKEACSLLYKPDLWMNPVRYACVLEQLRRQFKKFKTYYPKG, via the coding sequence ATGAACACCGATCTGATCCCTGTATTCCTGGGTGCCGACCTGAACTGCTACAACTTTGCCCGGGCCTTCCATGAGGCCTACGGCGTGGAGAGCTACGCCTTCGGCCGGTATGCCATGGCCCCCACCAAGTATTCCAAGATCATCCACTTCACCATCGTGCCGGACATCGACAACGAACCCACCATGCTGAAAGTGCTCCACGATTTTGCCAAAGAGCACGCCGGCAAGAAGCTCTATCTGTTCGGCTGCACCGACGACTACGCGGCCATGATCATCCGCCGCAAGGCCGAACTGCCGGAGTATATTGCCCCCGGCCCTGCCGCCGACCTCTACGGTCTGATCCAGAAGAAGGCGGAGTTCTACGAAGTCTGCGACAAGTTCGGCATTCCCTATCCCACCACGAAAGTCCTCACCGCCCCGGCAGACCCTGCCGAGCTCACCGAGGACAAGCTGGGCTTTGCCTACCCGATTATTGTGAAGCCCTCTTCCAGTGTAGCGTATTGGAAATTTCCCTTTGACGGCATGAAGAAGGTCTACACGGCGGCCACCCCTGACGAGGCCGCGGCCATCGTCAGACAGATTTATGCTTCGGGTTACCCCGACAAGATGATCCTGCAGAAGATGGTGCCGGGCGGCGACGACCACATGCGGGTGCTCACCGCCTTCTCCGACGAGAACGGCAAGGTCCGGGCCATGTGCCTGGGCCACACCATGGTGGAGGAGCACACCCCCCACGGGCTGGGCAACCACGCGGCCATCGTCACCGAGGACACCACCGCCCTGCCCCTGGTGGAGAACATCCGCCAGATGCTGGAAGCCTGCCACTACACGGGATTTTCCAACTTCGACATCAAGTGGTCGGGGGAGCCGGGGGATTTCCGGGTCTTTGAGATCAATCTGCGCCAGGGCCGCAGCAACTACTATGTGACGGCCAGCGGCATGAACATTGCGAAACTCGTGGTGGAGAAATGGAACGACGGCGGCACCGACTGCATGCTCAACCGCAACGAGGTATTCTGGCACCATGTACCGGCCCAGGTGGCCTTTACCTACACCGAGGACAAACAGCTGGTGGCCAAAGCCCGGGCGCTGAAAGCCCAGGGCAAGGAAGCCTGCTCGCTGCTCTACAAGCCCGACCTGTGGATGAATCCTGTCCGCTACGCCTGCGTGCTGGAGCAGCTGCGCCGCCAGTTCAAGAAGTTCAAAACCTACTACCCGAAAGGCTGA
- a CDS encoding UDP-N-acetylmuramoyl-L-alanyl-D-glutamate--2,6-diaminopimelate ligase: MKLNELVRHIDHTGASDAEITAITYDSRKAGPGALFVCLVGAWMDGHTFARSAYDQGCRAFLVEHTLDLPADVAQIVTQDTRAALAVIGADFYGNPAEQLHIIGITGTKGKTTTALLTSAILTEAGLSCAYIGSNGVNIAGTHEATANTTPESLELHRLFRKMLDANVHHVVLEVSSQALRHHRVDGIPFEVVAFTNLSEDHIGPGEHPDFEDYKAAKRRLFAEYNARVMVYNADDAVSDYMRAGFAGQQVSFGIGHDADYRAVDLAQYRSETALGIDFTCEHGGEATPVRVMSPGAFSASDALCAIALCGAFGVTPDQAAKTLAHTPVEGRFEVVEGLPGRTFIVDYSHNGLALTSALKTLRAYQPRRLICVFGSVGGRTQVRRRELAEAASAWADYSILTSDNPDFEDPMNILRDIDACMAPDALYALIPDRAEAIRQAVAMAEPGDIVLFAGKGHEDYQLIQGKKVPFVERDLIREACRALQA; encoded by the coding sequence ATGAAACTGAACGAACTCGTTCGCCACATTGATCACACCGGCGCCTCGGACGCCGAGATCACCGCCATCACCTACGACTCCCGCAAGGCGGGACCGGGGGCGCTGTTTGTCTGCCTGGTGGGCGCTTGGATGGACGGCCACACCTTCGCCCGCAGCGCCTACGATCAGGGCTGCCGGGCGTTCCTCGTAGAGCATACGCTGGACCTGCCCGCCGACGTCGCCCAGATCGTGACACAGGATACCCGGGCAGCGCTGGCCGTCATCGGGGCCGATTTCTACGGCAATCCCGCCGAACAGCTGCACATCATCGGCATCACCGGCACCAAGGGCAAGACCACCACGGCGCTGCTGACTTCCGCCATCCTCACCGAGGCGGGACTGTCCTGTGCCTACATCGGTTCCAACGGCGTGAACATCGCCGGGACCCACGAAGCCACCGCCAACACCACCCCGGAAAGCCTGGAACTGCACCGGCTGTTCCGCAAGATGCTGGACGCCAATGTGCACCACGTGGTGCTGGAGGTGAGCAGCCAGGCGCTGCGCCACCACCGGGTGGACGGCATCCCCTTTGAGGTGGTGGCCTTCACCAATCTGTCGGAAGACCACATCGGCCCCGGCGAGCACCCCGATTTCGAGGACTACAAGGCCGCCAAGCGCCGCCTTTTCGCCGAGTACAACGCCCGAGTCATGGTCTACAACGCCGACGATGCCGTCAGCGATTACATGCGGGCGGGCTTTGCCGGGCAGCAGGTCAGCTTCGGCATCGGCCACGACGCCGACTACCGGGCGGTGGACCTGGCCCAGTACCGCAGCGAGACCGCCCTGGGCATCGACTTCACCTGCGAGCACGGCGGCGAAGCCACCCCTGTGCGGGTGATGTCCCCCGGCGCCTTCAGCGCGTCGGACGCTCTGTGCGCCATCGCCCTCTGCGGGGCCTTCGGCGTGACCCCCGACCAGGCCGCCAAAACCCTGGCCCACACCCCGGTGGAGGGCCGCTTTGAGGTGGTGGAGGGTCTGCCCGGCCGCACCTTCATTGTGGACTACTCCCACAACGGGCTGGCCCTGACCAGCGCCCTGAAAACTCTGCGGGCCTACCAGCCCCGCCGTCTGATCTGCGTCTTCGGATCGGTGGGCGGCCGCACCCAGGTGCGCCGCCGGGAACTGGCCGAGGCCGCCAGCGCCTGGGCGGATTACAGCATCCTCACCAGCGACAACCCTGACTTTGAGGATCCCATGAACATTTTGCGGGACATCGATGCCTGCATGGCCCCCGATGCCCTGTACGCCCTGATCCCCGACCGGGCCGAGGCCATCCGCCAGGCGGTGGCCATGGCAGAGCCTGGGGACATCGTCCTCTTTGCGGGCAAAGGCCACGAGGATTACCAGCTCATCCAGGGCAAAAAGGTGCCCTTTGTGGAGCGGGACCTCATCCGGGAAGCCTGCCGTGCCCTGCAGGCGTAA